In Hevea brasiliensis isolate MT/VB/25A 57/8 chromosome 13, ASM3005281v1, whole genome shotgun sequence, a single genomic region encodes these proteins:
- the LOC110636236 gene encoding uncharacterized protein LOC110636236: MASLSAISRAEILSLYRSLLRTARQFCDYNIREYTKRRIIDAFCENRNLSDPSTISAAFSDGKAQLEVAKRQATVYSLYAPKIKSVMETNSFSSVSN, translated from the coding sequence ATGGCGTCGTTGTCAGCTATTTCGAGAGCCGAAATCCTGTCTCTGTACCGCTCTCTTCTACGCACAGCCCGCCAATTCTGCGATTACAACATCAGAGAATACACGAAGCGCCGCATCATCGACGCTTTCTGCGAAAACCGGAACCTATCGGACCCCTCTACCATCTCCGCTGCTTTCTCTGACGGTAAGGCTCAGCTCGAAGTCGCTAAAAGACAAGCCACCGTCTACTCTCTCTACGCCCCCAAAATCAAGAGCGTCATGGAAACCAATTCCTTTTCTTCTGTTTCTAATTAG